One stretch of Schlesneria sp. DSM 10557 DNA includes these proteins:
- a CDS encoding acetamidase/formamidase family protein, translating into MHHQLIPTCYHRSLGPYSPVLNVRSGDTVSTTTVDAAGADQTGEAVTPRGNPQTGPIHVAEAEPGDTLRVTLDRIRPNRSKGWARSVVAPNVVDPTYVGQLPEAPLSEWTIDEEEGTATLTSPPNQLGKLTIPLEPMLGCFGVAPFRQQAISTATSGEHGGNMDYRGFVAGTTVYFPVFEPGGLFFLGDGHAAQGDGEIAGTGIEISMDVTVTLTVLKGKSIGWPRGENSDFIFTVGNARPLDQCLQHATTEMLRWLQQDYGLDPISANLLLSQCVRYDLGNMFDPAYTMVCKVPRKYLPNRNLSPTT; encoded by the coding sequence ACCACAGTCGATGCTGCTGGAGCGGATCAGACGGGTGAAGCTGTGACTCCCCGCGGCAATCCGCAGACGGGACCGATTCATGTCGCAGAAGCAGAACCCGGCGATACGCTGAGGGTGACACTTGATCGAATTCGTCCCAATCGCAGCAAAGGATGGGCGCGATCCGTTGTCGCTCCGAATGTTGTCGACCCGACATACGTGGGACAATTACCTGAGGCGCCACTGTCCGAATGGACGATTGATGAAGAGGAAGGGACGGCCACACTGACGTCTCCGCCGAATCAACTCGGCAAGTTGACGATTCCCCTTGAGCCCATGCTCGGCTGCTTCGGTGTGGCTCCTTTTCGGCAGCAGGCGATCTCAACCGCGACTTCCGGAGAACACGGTGGGAACATGGACTACCGCGGCTTTGTTGCCGGGACCACTGTTTATTTTCCTGTGTTTGAACCGGGAGGACTGTTCTTCCTGGGGGACGGGCATGCTGCGCAGGGAGACGGAGAAATTGCGGGAACGGGTATCGAAATTTCCATGGACGTGACAGTCACGCTCACCGTTCTGAAAGGTAAGTCGATCGGGTGGCCGCGAGGTGAAAACTCTGACTTCATTTTTACTGTTGGCAACGCCCGTCCGCTGGACCAATGCCTGCAACACGCGACAACAGAGATGCTTCGCTGGCTCCAGCAGGACTACGGCCTCGACCCGATCTCTGCCAACCTGCTGCTCAGTCAGTGCGTCCGGTATGACCTGGGAAATATGTTTGATCCTGCGTACACGATGGTCTGCAAAGTTCCCCGCAAGTACCTTCCGAACCGAAATCTCAGCCCGACGACCTGA